One genomic window of Oculatellaceae cyanobacterium includes the following:
- a CDS encoding TIGR00266 family protein, producing the protein MNVDILHQPDSAIAKVTLDAGEELVAEAGAMIAMSGFVNVSTTLRKGKGGGILGGLKRMVAGESLFLSVFRSPSAGGEVFVAPKLLGDILLYQMAGNGLVVQATSYLASESNVDIELGFQGFKSLFSGESIFWLDISGHGSVILTSFGAVYEIDVNGEYIVDTGNIVAFEKSLTFDITKAGSSWIGSFLGGEGLVCRFKGQGKVYCQTHNPRAFGHVVGSQLPAR; encoded by the coding sequence ATGAATGTCGATATTTTACATCAACCGGATAGTGCGATCGCAAAAGTAACTCTAGATGCTGGTGAAGAATTAGTTGCTGAAGCTGGCGCGATGATTGCCATGAGTGGATTTGTCAATGTCAGCACAACTTTAAGAAAAGGTAAAGGAGGCGGAATTTTAGGCGGTCTTAAGCGGATGGTTGCGGGAGAATCCTTATTTTTAAGTGTTTTCCGTTCTCCCTCGGCTGGAGGAGAAGTTTTTGTCGCACCAAAATTACTCGGAGATATATTGTTATATCAAATGGCAGGTAATGGATTAGTTGTACAAGCAACTTCTTACTTGGCTAGTGAATCAAATGTTGATATTGAGTTAGGATTTCAAGGTTTTAAATCATTATTTTCAGGCGAGTCAATTTTTTGGCTAGATATCAGTGGGCATGGTTCCGTAATCCTCACGTCTTTCGGTGCAGTTTATGAAATTGATGTCAATGGTGAATATATTGTTGACACAGGTAATATTGTCGCTTTTGAAAAAAGCCTAACTTTTGATATTACCAAAGCTGGTTCTAGTTGGATTGGTTCATTTCTAGGTGGTGAAGGTTTAGTTTGCCGATTTAAAGGACAAGGAAAAGTATATTGTCAAACACACAATCCTAGAGCATTTGGTCACGTAGTTGGCTCTCAATTACCAGCAAGATAA
- a CDS encoding TIGR00266 family protein has product MNEIAYDIEHSPAYASLRLDLQANQTVLVESGGMAAMDSCIKMKSKVQGGLMKGLGRMVSGESLFISEFTAQGAPGQLYISPGIPGDIQHYNLNGNSLIIQSSGFVACSPTVQIDTQFQGLKGFFSGESLFMVKASGQGDIWFSSYGAILEISVAGNYVVDTGYIVAFEDTLKYNVQMLGGLSFSGLRTGILGGEGLVCNFQGSGRLWIQSRELYGLINFLNPFRPVKG; this is encoded by the coding sequence ATGAATGAAATTGCTTACGACATAGAACACTCTCCAGCCTACGCTTCCTTGCGGTTAGATTTGCAGGCAAACCAAACTGTCTTAGTCGAATCTGGAGGAATGGCAGCAATGGACTCTTGCATCAAAATGAAGTCTAAGGTGCAAGGGGGACTAATGAAAGGTCTTGGTCGAATGGTAAGCGGTGAATCGCTGTTTATTAGTGAATTTACGGCTCAAGGCGCACCAGGACAACTCTATATTTCTCCAGGGATTCCTGGTGATATTCAGCATTACAATTTAAATGGTAATAGCTTAATTATTCAATCTTCTGGATTTGTTGCTTGCAGTCCCACTGTACAAATTGATACCCAATTTCAAGGATTAAAAGGCTTTTTTAGCGGAGAGTCCTTGTTCATGGTAAAAGCCAGTGGTCAAGGCGATATCTGGTTTAGTTCTTATGGTGCAATTCTAGAAATTTCAGTCGCAGGTAATTATGTTGTAGATACTGGGTATATTGTGGCATTTGAGGATACTTTGAAATACAACGTTCAAATGTTAGGAGGATTATCTTTTTCTGGTTTAAGAACTGGAATCTTAGGCGGTGAAGGATTAGTTTGTAATTTTCAGGGCAGCGGAAGATTATGGATTCAATCAAGAGAAC